Sequence from the Drosophila innubila isolate TH190305 chromosome 3L unlocalized genomic scaffold, UK_Dinn_1.0 0_D_3L, whole genome shotgun sequence genome:
CAGAAGCTGGCCGATCACTTGGATCTGCGCCGGCAATGCGGCTATATAACATTCCTAAATACGGGCGTGCCGGATTTGGGTTGCGAGGAGTACGAGTTGCAGgtgaagctgaagctgccaCAACGCAAGCGTCCACAagcgacgtcgtcgtcgttggcAGGCAAATCGAATGTGCCAAATACTGATCAGTTGACCAGCTATCAACTGAAGAGTCCCGATGAGAATCACTTTGCGGCCACGCCGGAGCATGGTCCGGCCAATGATTACACCTCCGCCGACTGTACACAGCTGCTGGCCAGCGAGTTGGCCAATTGCAATCAGACCACATCCTCCGCCAGCCACATTCGCGGCGAGCTAATCTCCGAGAACTCGGTGGAGCTGCCCATTGACCAAGTTGTGGACTCGTCCCCGGAGCCCAGCACCGAGGATTGGACGCTGCTCGAGGTGAACTTTGGTGTTCCGCTCTTCGATGTGGACACAAATACGCGCATCTGTGAGCAACTCGTGCAGCAGCTTTGCAATGATGCCAATCTGGAGACGCTGCCTGATTGTGCCCAGCATTCGCAGTCCATGTTCCTGGAGTTTGTGCGCCAATGCTTGTACTTTGAGGATGATCCAGCGACGCCAACACACTTCCGGGAGCCACTGCAGCCAACCAAACCATTGCCATATCCCCGCATCAATCTGGCTTTTGAGAATGGACGTGTCGGCTACTGGAATGGACGCTGAATGACGTCACACTTAATACATTCTAAGAAATCCTGCTACCCAGAAAACTGATCCCAGTATAGCTTGTCTAcatcgttgttttttttatctgtttaCCCCGGGCCCTGTATAAATAatgcttatatatatacataaatagatCTAAACCTTATCAGCACACGAGCCATTAGTCAGCCCGACAGCCCCCAATACCCCCCCTCCACCATGTATTCCGTTTTTTATTAGTTATGTAAGCTTTGTCCGAGTGGCAATACGCGATCCAAaggcaaacacaaacacatacacacattgaCACAGATACTGCTCGTAAACATAccatttatacatacatataaatatgtatatctctaaaataaatgcaattttaaaaaacttttatggaAGTTTACATTCGTTATCTAGGGTTTTTTATTCATTAGAGCTTGCATAAACTGGggaaaatatttgcatggTTCAAgtattaataacatttaaaatataattgtttgaaccattatatttaaaaatctataaggaaaacttaattttattagcattgataattaaatttgcgctCAGTTATAAAAGCCAATAATGATTAGTCACATAagttgattatatttattatattttttgagtaaatttaatagaatCTTTTGGAGAAAAAACAGCTTGTCTCCGTTATTTAGTAGTTATACGTAGTAAACTTAAGTCAATAGAATTTATTTGCTGTTACTTTAAGTATTTCCAACAAAACTTcaatttcctttattttgATTCCAAACTTCAATTGTTACTCAAGTTAATTACTATTTTCTACTTTTAATGATATATCAAAAGACATTAATGCAATCACTTTAGGATCCATTAGAACAATTAGGAATATGTAGAAACGATTAAGTGATTCCAAATCAGAATGTATCTGCTGTCTGAAAGAGGTCAACTCTTACATTGAACATTGGTGATTCAAAAACATCAGAATGACATTTCGAAAGGAGCTGCTTGAAAAATACTGGAAGAGTTTCGAGGTTAAGTCAAAGGAATTTCTGGCCAGCACATCGCTACAGggaatgaaatatatttggaATAGTTATCTGCCAGGTTGGGTGCAGTtctattttggaaaaatatttataatctcCGTCTGTGTGGCCATTAATTTGGCTGTAAATGTGTTTAACAAATGGCAGAGCACACCGGTTATCATTGGCTTCAGCCCCACGATGACATCCATACAGGATATACCCTTTCCGGCGATAACGGTCTGTAATATGAACAAGGCAAAGTACTCAAAAGTGGCAAATTTTCGAGCGTAAGTAACAACGATGAAATTCACTGAGAGTTGTGCAATTctctataatatttttcagtgGATCCTTGGAGTATGCAATGCTGCAAAAGACTTGCTTTCAGGATTTGAATTTCACAAATTACAAATCGATAAAACCTCGTTCCAAGAATGACACATTTCCCAACTTTATCTTGAATGTGAGCCACAAGTGCGAGGAAATGATTGTGTCCTGTACATTTGATCAGAAACTTTTGCCCTGCACCGATATCTTCAGGGAGTTCTTTGTCGACGAGGGTCTATGCTGTGTCTTCAACTTTCTGCATCCGTATTATCTCTACAAGTACAGGTAAAACTTgtcaatacattttataaaaataaaataataattgtataatatatCTAAAAGCGCGCCTTATACACGGGACTACACCTCGTCGAAGGGTCTTTCGGATATCGCTGTGGACTGGAATCCCATCAATGGCTATCCAAAGCATCTGCCCGCTGGTTACTATCCACGTCGAGGTGTTGGCACTGGAGTGTCCAATGGCTTGCAAATAGTTCTTAATGGTCATACAGATGATTATTATTGCTCATCTACAAATGGACAAGGATTTAAGGTATGCTTTAAACCAgagtttcatacaaaaacaaaaaataaaatacgagtattttgttgaaaatgttttagcGGTACAGAATAGtagaataaaatatgaaatttataaaaaactgcgataaaaatcgaaaaatcattaaaatacaaaaaacatcTTCTTTGTAAGATGaccgattttgattttttttttaaataaaaagattttagaCAAATACAGTAGTACTTGATTCAGTGTTATTCCGTAATTAAGAgatttatacaaaaacaaaaaataaaaaaggagtattttgttgaaaatgttttagcGGTACACAATAGtagaataaaatttgatttttataaaaaaactgcgattaaatacattaaaatacaGAAAACATCTTCTTTGTAAGATGACCGATATTGTTTTACAgttaaatatagttaaatagCAGTTTTCGTGAAAATTTACCGAAACCGGCTCTTAAAAAGTACTTCTTTCAGTGTTTTTCCGTAATTAATTCTTGGCTTAATCTGATTTTTTGCATATtacttaaatcttaaatttttcagGTGCTGCTCTATAACTCCATTGATCAGCCTAGATTAAAGGAATCGGGTCTACCCGTCATGCTGGGACATGAGACCAACTTTCGGCTTGTTCCGAGTAGTTTTGAGGCAATGCCGAATATTCGTAGCATCGATCGTAATAAACGCCAATGCATTTTCAACGATGAGCAGGAACTACTCTTCTATAGATATTATACACGTCGCAACTGTGAGGCGGAATGTGATGcccaatatttttatagactCTGCGATTGCATTCCATATCATTTGCCTTTGGTCTATCGCAATGCGAGCATCTGTCATGTGGCTCATTTTGATTGCCTGGATCGTGCGGAACTCCAGATTGTGGATCGAGAGAGTGCGGCGTGCAAGGAGCTGTGTTTAGCAAGTTGTCACGATGTCTCCTACTTTCCTGATCCCTTCTCAATACCCTTCAGTCAGCAAGGTATTCGGACGACCAATGAATACCTCAAGCATTTCTCCACCGATTACATTCGCACTAACTTGGCCGTGGTTAATTTCTACCATAATGACAATTATTTTCGGAGTAATGTTAAGTCCTCATACACAGGTCTCACTGAATATATGTGTAAGTGCAGCTCAACATATGTTTTATTGTTCTATTACATTAAATGCATCTTTCTTTTCAGCTTTGACTGGCGgcattttaagtttaatggTTGGTTTCAGCGTCGTCTTTATTTTCGAATTGTTCTATTTTCTCTTTCTTCGCTATTTATTGGAGTACATTCATTATTGGTGCATTAATCGTCGAAATCGCGTGCATGTTTTATATCCtaataaaacacaatttaattagatttgCAGTACTtaacaatgaaaatgttatcaaaatctatgttaattttaatgtaattcaataaaaataaaaaaaaaacagaaatattaaacttttagGGACCTTGTAATTATTTTGGAAAACTTGCTTGTGTTGCTTAGAAACATAAAACCGCTCGATCTTTTCTACGGACTTCGCTATATACTCAGCTCTTGATGAacaagcatatatatattatatagcgtcggaaataaattatttttccccGACTAAAAGATTTTCTGTGCAAACTGTGATAATTTTAGCTTTCTGTAGACGGCTGTTTTAAAAAACGgcttttgaacattttttagatgataacaAGATGTTGAAAATCACAAGCAAGCCAACGTAACTGTTTGAGTCGCCTAAGCAGCGTGCTCAAGGGCGTGTCCACCGCTGCACAGTGGGCCAAATCGCGAAATATTTGACATAAAGTCGAATGAAAAGATATCGAGTTGAAACttgtcatatttaattaatagagTAAGCTAAATATGTAATGagatttttaatcattattgttaatgtaaaatagtcataaataaaaaacatataaatattaagtgcATTATGACTAATTTTTAGGTGCTCAaagctacatatatatattcggATATTGTCGATCGAACGTTCAGCAGCGTTGCATGAGAGAACTCAAGCTTACCTGCAAATTAAAAGTACCGAAAAGGCCGCAAAAAGCATTGCAAAAATTACTCTATAGACACTTTCTACTTTAATTTCACATACATTACAGATTTTGTTTTACTTCCATGAAATTTTCGACtttaagtcaaatttttattatttttttgcccaCTGTGCGCTGGTTTAAAAAAAcgaatcttaaaaatttttcggCTGATAACAAGAAGGGAAGCTTTTATCACTTTTAATATGCAGAACTGTATTAATACATACATGGCATATCGCAAACTTGACTTAATTCTAACGTCGATTCAGTTTAGTTTCAATTGCGAAGTAGTTCATTTCAGTGTAGAGCAAAATGAAAGCCAAATATTATTGGCTAATTCTTATAGTCATAAAATTGATACTTTTTTGCTCTTGGAGATTTATTCGATTAAATCGACAATCTGAATCTCATGCGGAGAcattaaattatgcaattaaaatgtataaacaaCCAGCTGTTGTAAAACTACCAGAAAAAAGCGAACCATTTGTTGATTTACGTTCCTCGTTAATGTTCAATAAGTTGCAGAAAGCtcataaagaaaaagaaaaactggaTATTTGTGATAACAATAAACTAAAGAAATATGAAGAAACTCCTGGAATAAGTTGCATTCCCTATAGAGATTCTCTGGGTGTTCATGCGATAAAAGTTCCGGATTTCGACGCCTTTGATGTGTTATGTGACAATGGATGGACAGTCATCCAACAGCGGGTAAATGGTAGCTTGGATCTCGATCGAAATTGGGACAGTTACAGAAAAGGCTTTGGCTGCTTTGATGGTGACTTTTTCCTAGGACTGGAAAAGATCCACCACCTTACAAAAAATAAGCCCCACGAGCTCTACATCTACTTGGAATCCTTGATTGGGATCAAAACTTGGGCACGATATGATCATTTTGAGATTACTGATGAAAATGATGGATACAGGCTGATAAACTTGGGTGTTTTTTCTGGTAATGCAACCAAGGATGCTATGAGACATCATGAAAATCAGAAGTTCTCAACAGAAGACCGCGATAATGATTCCGTACCCTGGAATTGCGCGAAGATTTACAACAGTGGCTGGTGGTACAAAAACTGCATGTATAGGTAAGTCTCACTATGTATTTGAAGTATACACTTATTAATTGATTATATTTGCAGTAATCTGAATCTCGATTCCGTTAGCATCGATGGAGCAAACGTTATTGAGGTATATTGGAATGAGAAGATGTATGTTAAGCAAGAAAAGATGTTTATACGTCCGAAAAGTTAATGTTTATGATAATATAagcagtattttatttaataaattaaataaaagataaacatttttttaataatttatgcaatgttttgaaaaatataaaatttgtataattatttaacatatttgttgGACTCGACTTGCTCTCATTGCTGTCAAGACTGCGATAACTTTGACTCCAGCTCATGGGTTCATTGAACTGATAACAAGCATGGGCTTTGGCGACTGTTCGCATTGCTAGTTTTAAAGAGCAGCTCCAGTCGAGTATACTCGACTGAAGTCAATCCTGAGCCCAGGCCAGAAAACCCCagctccaaaaataaaaataaacttgatctgcgaaTGATATCCATTAAcctatatttaatatttaaagaaatcgaCTCGGTTGTTTATACTGATTacgaatataaataattttgtggtTTGCAACGCATATTTTAtccttttatatacatttacacaAAGCCATCTTACCCTTTTCGAACAGgccagggtataaaaatgagcCCATTATCGCCATTACGATAATGTTCGACTGTGTGCTATAATTCAATTCCGACTCAGTTTCACTCGTATTGTCGATTTAGTTTTGTTACAAGTGCGAATCAGATCATTtggtataaaaatgaaagcgcaacattattttctattgtttGTTGCTAAATTAATTATCTTATCTTTACTTTATTGGATATTATCCTTAAAGCGTGATGCAGAAACGGCGGAAACAAGTAAAAGCTTTGAACTTTTGAGAGATGCAGCTAAAAATGCAGTTGATCAGTATAAAGCTGAACGTAAACAACAAGCTGAGAACTTTGCTAAACTCATTGAGAGCTTGAACaatgattttataaaagtacCCCAAACTCCAATTAGATCtatgaaagaaaaacaagaaatgtATGACATTAATAATATACAGAAATGTGAGGAaagctttaaattaagttgCAGTCCCCATAAAGATACGCAATGTGTTAAAACGATCAAAGTTTCGGATATCGAATCTTTTGATGTGTTATGTGACAATGGATGGACAGTCATCCAACAAAGGATTAATGGAAGCCTGGATTTTGGTCAGAATTGGGACAGTTACAGTGAAGGTTTTGGCCGCTTCGATAGTGATTTCTTCCTAGGTCTGAAAAAGATCCATTGGCTTACAAAAAAGGAGCCCCACGAGCTCTACATCTACTTGGAATCCTTAAATGGGACCAAAACTTGGGCTCAGTATGATAACTTCGAGATTACTGATGAATATAATGGATACAGGTTGATAAACTTGGGTGTCTTTTCTGAAAATGGCACCAGCAATGCTCTGATGTTTCATGAAAATCAGAAGTTCACTACTTATGATCGGGATAACGATATCATGCCTGGGAATTGTGCGAAGATTTATAAGGGTGGCTGGTGGTATAAGAATTGTATGACTATGTGAGTATAATTAGTGCATTcgacatatttacatattaatcTTGAATATATTTGCAGTAATTTGAATGCCGAATACGTTAACAACTATGGAAAAAACGTCATTCAGATATATTGGGATGATCAAATGCTCGTTAAACAAGAGAAAATGTTGATACGTCCAAATCTGTAATGATTctgcaaacaaaatttataaaataatatttattcggGGAAGAAATATGTATGGCTCAAGGTGCAGAGGAAAAACTactatcaaaatatttctatgttaagaaatcatttaaatcgaaaattgAAAGAGTTTTAAAGCTGTTTTTTCGAATGTCGCGTTGCAGTTCTGATAATATCAACTGATGTCAAAAAGATTTAGAGTTAATCTTCTATATAAGGAAATGGAtagtttcaaataaaattattctaaaaatcaattttaagtaACTTTACAGAaccacaaaaatgaaaatattgttgagAAAAATCGGGCttcatttaagaattttaaactgaGTTTATGAGAAGCCTGAATTACCGTACTTTTGACACCGCATTGGATTAATTTTAGGCCGGAATCCCAGATTTGTTTTAAGCTTTTGAAGTAGAAAAATTATGGTTTTTGGAAGGTGTTTTACGTTTTTCGAACATTAAAATTCTGTGAAAATTctatttacataattaatatgtcttaatttaaatgatgactaaataaaattgaagatCACAGTGCATTTGTTTATGGCTTTTATTGCTTTCAGCTTTAAATGAACTACACGTAAGATTAAGGATATGGCTGCAATTCCTGTTCCGAGTGGGCATCAGGTAGACTCTCTGCCAGCTGCTTggtgactgactgactgatcctGTGCCTGTGCGAACCGAGCTGAGCACGAGAGAGAACGCTGCAGTCGCAGGTGGTGCAGTGATAGTGCGTGTGCCGCAACGCGTAAGAGCAGGACGGCGAATCGCAGGACTCGTTGCTGGCTACTTTACGGAATCCCGCCGAGCGCACATAGTCCAGCCGCATGTGGAGGCGACGATGGGCCACGACCTTGTTGGAATCGGTACACACGTAATCGCATTTGCGGCAATGGAAATGCGAGGATTTCTTTGGAGCAGCGCCCAATGTCCGGATCTCATCTATAAGGATTAAGAAGAGCTTAGAGAAAATGACAGAGATTTTCGGTTTGTTAAATGCCCACCTACCTGGGCGGCAGTTGACTGCCAGtgtggtgggcgtggcatagCAGCAGTCGATAACACCGCAGCGCATATTAGCTCGATATTGTCGAAAGTCATCGCCCATTAAGGTGTCCATGCGTTCGTGCCGCGCCGTGTGTTGCACGAATCGCGTCTTGTCGCAGAAGCTGTAATGACAGTCGCGTCGATTGCAGTGGAAGTGCGACTGATGATTCCGATAGCCACAGCGCTCAAAGCCGCAGTCCTCATTGAAGCGAAACTTGAGATAACCCGTGGGAATATCCTGATCCTTTGCCCGCTTGCCACGCCCAGCAATCgtagtcgcagtcgcagtcacagtcacagtcggAATAGGTATAGGAATCGAAGTTGCAGTGGCAGCCTCAATTGCAGGTGTCTCCTCCGTTGtggtcgttgctgttgctgccgctgcggcAGCTGCGacagctcctgctgctgccgcaTTGAGTAGCAGCATTTTCTGCTGTGCCGCATTCTCCAGCAGCAGACGCATGTCCAATGTGGCAGGTTGACTTGCCGCAGCCAGAAAACTGGGCAGCAGCCATTGGCGTTGATACAAATCAATCAATTGTTTAAACTGCAACAGTTTTAGTCCCGCCTCTGATTCGCCACGCCCCCCGCTTGAGTCCACTTGGCTGCCACGCATGCTCAGATCCTCCGGTTGCTCCATGTTGCAGTCCTTACTCAACGGAGGACTATACCTAATCCTTGTGCTGTCTGCTGTCTCTGCTGCGGACACTGCAACTGCATTCTCCGGATAAAATGTTCCTGCTGCACGCACAACTGTAATTTAATAAGGTATAGATCATAAGTTAAGATCATtttgaaatagttttattagCTCTACGTACCTGAAACTTTCTCCAAACAGTTGCTGGTTGCAGAAGACTCCACGATAGGAGCGCTGAACATTACCTGAAACCGAATAAACAGAGTGCGAAAGATAAGTTACTTAATTTcagttgtattttaatatttatactgatcttaaatattttataacttacACATATCTTATGCTATATTAAgatgaataatatatataaaaataaagagaagtctcttaaaatgaaataattttgtatattactCTAATATAATCATTAACTTCCGCTGACTTTATTAAAGTCCAAATATCTTATAATATCTAGGATTCAGTTCAAATCTTAAGATGTTTCCTAACTTTTCCAAAAATGTCTGTCGATTTCATTAGCTGATGTTTGTTTTTTCAGTGTGAACTTTTATTCTAAAGatcatctttattttaaagatcTTTAGAtcttctaaaaattttttcctAACTTCGCCAATCTCTTCCGGCTATAGACCTGACTATATGTAGCTTTTCGTGAAGAAAAATTCAGCTATTTATTAGATAAATTAATCATTACATTTTCTATAGAAGTTAAAACTCACCTGATCTGGCGATCGGCTTTCATTTGATTCCATTTTGGTTGTGCTTCTCGTTCTCTCATTGCTCGGTGTTATGGTCAAGTCATTGTGGGACTGCACGGTCCAAACGCGACCTCTTTTCCTGGTCCGACTAGGTGTGAGATCAGCTGCGATCAGTCGGTTTTGTCTCAGAGAAGAGAGGGGATTCTCCACGTCTTCAGGGGGTGCTACCAAACCGGAAACATTGGTCTGATCATTTTTCTCCAGCTTAAAGCTAGTGAATATGGCTTGAGGCGATTGTTGAgcctgcaaataaaaaaacaaacttattaTAGTTCTACATATTAGTGTATTCAAATTATGAGTAAACTATTAAAGATTTAAAGCTGAAAATTGCTATACACATACtgcaatcaattaattaactattCTCAAAATTTCATGACGATATCtgaataattacaaaattattcaaattactCTCTCACTTGGCCTTTCGTAGGGATTATGTGGAACCAATTGTCCCCTCTGCGGCCCCTAAAAAGTTGTGGGTGCCGTTTCATTGAATTTCTTTGGCATTATTGTACTtgacattgttgctgttgctgatgttgttgttgctgttgtcgatgCTTGTCATAGTTTCGGAATGATATGACAAACAGTCGCAACCAGTTTATTATTTCCGAAATTACTGTTAATGTTTATTGTTGGCCCAAAATGtcactatttaaattttgttcacgcatcaaaatcaataataataaaaaataataaaaaaaagaagcaaaaacaaaaaggagaataagctaaataaaaaccaaatacaacaaaaaagagaaaCCACAAAAATACTTCGGATACGGTATTTGGAATGCCAACTTATGGATACTCTAACCAAAAACAGCACTACGAAAGCTCAACAAAGCTGCCAAAAAGCTCACTATAAGTTTGTCTTCAATCTAAAAacgattttgaaaatattaaaatagtttttgcaTGTACTTCGCAGTACCCATTTATCTAAATTTAGGCAtaaacagggtataaaaaggtcGAAGTGTTAACTTGGCCGGCgtccataataataattactccAAAAGATTGAAAAGACAATGAAACGTGTTTGGATTTACCTGATAAgttgttgcacacacacacagttattCATATAAGTACACACACCTTATATGATTAAAGACAATATATAGCAGTTATTGTAGTTGTGTCGTTCCTTTTAATCGTCATATTCGATGATCGAGGGCGGTCACAGAGGGTCGCCACGAAACTAAGCCAATGCAATCAATTTATGTGTGaatgtttcatattttatttaattattcgtTAGTTCTATTAATattccaaaatttaatatgctcTTAATATATCCAGATAAATTcaatatgattcattaaaaaaaccaaagaagtttcttattaataaagttttgttgttatttagaACTTTCTTCGTTATTCCTGCAGGGTAATTACTAGTTCAGCATACCCTTGCGAATCATTTTCTGCCggcatatttaacaaattttctcaataaacatgtctttaatattttctttaataaatactaaacGACAAATTTCATGCACTTCTTCGCTCTATGCACTTCGTTTTCTTTCTGCTCTCACGTGCTCTCTCTCTTGCGCGCTCTTTGATTTGTCTAGCTCATGGCGCGCCTTAACTAAGGCCATTGCATATTAAAGCACACATACTCACAGACGCACACATGCATACGCATTCTCTTTGTAATTAGGAATTTGCGCCTATTTGCGTGCAGCGTCGCATTGAGGGACTTTCTGAGCGGGTGTTGAGTTGAGTGGGAGTggtggagagagagagagagagataggcaATTGAGGTGAAAAGGGGGTACTGACGCGTCGATGGGGACCTAATGTGGCATTTTATGTGGCGTGTGTTGAATTGAGTTTTCGGATTTGGTTTTTGCCATATTCGTCATATTAATATTGACAACGAGTGTTTCCgcattttatttcacttgTGCCGCGTCGAATGGTGATAACTGTCCCCCCTCTCACCTCTTTCCACCATCTCACTCACCTAACTCAACTCACCCCCacctcactctttctctctctctctcatggTGTGTTGTACGTTTTGTGCTTTTAACTgtcattttcataatttctaCATTTTTGAGCTCAGCTTGTCGgcagtgtttgtgtgtgtgtatgttagtGATTTgtacatgtgtgcgtgtgcatgtgtgtatgtttacGATTATCCAGCCCACGCGTCAGCCTCTTGGGCAAAAGAGAGCGGTGGCAAGGGGTGGTAGAGGCGGGGGGAGACAGGTGTTGGCCAAGTACACATTATTGAATGTGCgtacgtatgtgtgtatgtgtgtgtgaatcgaataatttgaataaatattttgtccaTTGCCATTTGCGGTATTCtgtgtttatttcattttccttttctcctttttttggAAATAAACTAAAGTCGGGCGTTGCTTAAGAAAGGGGGCAACAGGAAGGGGAGAAAATTAAGTCAACTGTAGACCTAGAAACGGTTACAAAGAGCTATTTTTAACTCATTCATTAGCTAGAGAATTGCTCCTCTTAACTCAGAAACTGGAAAAAATAGAGTGCTCGAACAACAGATACCCTGTTTGTATGATTACAGCACAAAAATCAatctaaaatgcatttttaatcaagaaaaaaagatttaaagatTTCAAAAATGATACAGATCAGAAATTTTACATAGCGACTAAATGTGAGATTTCAAAATtactaaaagtaaaaatcGGAGCTTTTATATTGGAGATTATGAAAAGGATTAATAAGTTTAGTGTTATACAAAGTTccttctttttaaaaaacttttgtagATTTATAGGCATTATACTTACGC
This genomic interval carries:
- the LOC117786269 gene encoding uncharacterized protein LOC117786269 isoform X1 — protein: MNWVFFLTFGQKKLLSIFNCQLHSQRINLQLKFCTFLCLQLRLCQHVPCNCRLKTVDCLQCNKYKGGGSIVGGMESSNNNNNHEPISMDASPKSDGGESSAQPTQITSIDGFFNRKRGRPPKNRFVEVYKSAQQSPQAIFTSFKLEKNDQTNVSGLVAPPEDVENPLSSLRQNRLIAADLTPSRTRKRGRVWTVQSHNDLTITPSNERTRSTTKMESNESRSPDQVMFSAPIVESSATSNCLEKVSVVRAAGTFYPENAVAVSAAETADSTRIRYSPPLSKDCNMEQPEDLSMRGSQVDSSGGRGESEAGLKLLQFKQLIDLYQRQWLLPSFLAAASQPATLDMRLLLENAAQQKMLLLNAAAAGAVAAAAAAATATTTTEETPAIEAATATSIPIPIPTVTVTATATTIAGRGKRAKDQDIPTGYLKFRFNEDCGFERCGYRNHQSHFHCNRRDCHYSFCDKTRFVQHTARHERMDTLMGDDFRQYRANMRCGVIDCCYATPTTLAVNCRPDEIRTLGAAPKKSSHFHCRKCDYVCTDSNKVVAHRRLHMRLDYVRSAGFRKVASNESCDSPSCSYALRHTHYHCTTCDCSVLSRAQLGSHRHRISQSVTKQLAESLPDAHSEQELQPYP
- the LOC117786269 gene encoding uncharacterized protein LOC117786269 isoform X3; protein product: MNWVFFLTFGQKKLLSIFNCQLHSQRINLQLKFCTFLCLQLRLCQHVPCNCRLKTVDCLQCNKYKGGGSIVGGMESSNNNNNHEPISMDASPKSDGGESSAQPTQITSIDGFFNRKRGRPPKNRFVEVYKSAQQSPQAIFTSFKLEKNDQTNVSGLVAPPEDVENPLSSLRQNRLIAADLTPSRTRKRGRVWTVQSHNDLTITPSNERTRSTTKMESNESRSPDQVMFSAPIVESSATSNCLEKVSVVRAAGTFYPENAVAVSAAETADSTRIRYSPPLSKDCNMEQPEDLSMRGSQVDSSGGRGESEAGLKLLQFKQLIDLYQRQWLLPSFLAAASQPATLDMRLLLENAAQQKMLLLNAAAAGAVAAAAAAATATTTTEETPAIEAATATSIPIPIPTVTVTATATTIAGRGKRAKDQDIPTGYLKFRFNEDCGFERCGYRNHQSHFHCNRRDCHYSFCDKTRFVQHTARHERMDTLMGDDFRQYRANMRCGVIDCCYATPTTLAVNCRPGR
- the LOC117786269 gene encoding uncharacterized protein LOC117786269 isoform X2, translating into MESSNNNNNHEPISMDASPKSDGGESSAQPTQITSIDGFFNRKRGRPPKNRFVEVYKSAQQSPQAIFTSFKLEKNDQTNVSGLVAPPEDVENPLSSLRQNRLIAADLTPSRTRKRGRVWTVQSHNDLTITPSNERTRSTTKMESNESRSPDQVMFSAPIVESSATSNCLEKVSVVRAAGTFYPENAVAVSAAETADSTRIRYSPPLSKDCNMEQPEDLSMRGSQVDSSGGRGESEAGLKLLQFKQLIDLYQRQWLLPSFLAAASQPATLDMRLLLENAAQQKMLLLNAAAAGAVAAAAAAATATTTTEETPAIEAATATSIPIPIPTVTVTATATTIAGRGKRAKDQDIPTGYLKFRFNEDCGFERCGYRNHQSHFHCNRRDCHYSFCDKTRFVQHTARHERMDTLMGDDFRQYRANMRCGVIDCCYATPTTLAVNCRPDEIRTLGAAPKKSSHFHCRKCDYVCTDSNKVVAHRRLHMRLDYVRSAGFRKVASNESCDSPSCSYALRHTHYHCTTCDCSVLSRAQLGSHRHRISQSVTKQLAESLPDAHSEQELQPYP